In a single window of the Flavobacterium ammoniigenes genome:
- a CDS encoding GIN domain-containing protein, whose protein sequence is MVKLISTFVLVFSTIICNSQIKGSGKTSTKTYDYKNFDKVYFEDIDGNIEVEIGKTWSVSVTIDDNLESILQFKENPSEHELKIQFKGNRKNRMYIENTNTIIKITMPEASVIKNAGNSDLTVTHIFGRYFRLKNYGNGNTTLNGTTDQLDIEKIGNGDVISETLVAKKAKVKNIGNGNVVVNVSEEVSGKLFGNGDIINKGQAKFSSNSTKIGNGKLID, encoded by the coding sequence ATGGTAAAATTAATTTCAACTTTCGTTTTAGTATTCAGTACTATTATTTGTAATTCGCAAATTAAAGGTTCTGGAAAAACCAGCACCAAAACCTACGATTATAAAAATTTTGACAAAGTCTATTTTGAAGATATAGATGGCAACATCGAAGTAGAAATTGGAAAAACTTGGAGTGTTTCTGTCACTATTGATGACAACCTAGAAAGTATTTTACAATTCAAAGAAAATCCATCTGAACATGAATTGAAAATTCAATTTAAAGGCAACCGAAAGAATCGTATGTATATTGAAAATACAAATACTATTATAAAAATTACAATGCCAGAAGCAAGTGTAATTAAAAATGCAGGGAATAGTGATTTGACAGTAACTCATATTTTTGGAAGGTATTTTAGATTGAAGAATTACGGAAACGGAAATACCACTTTAAATGGAACAACAGACCAACTTGATATTGAAAAAATCGGGAATGGAGATGTTATTTCCGAAACGCTAGTGGCAAAAAAAGCGAAGGTTAAAAACATAGGAAATGGTAATGTAGTAGTTAATGTGTCTGAAGAAGTCTCTGGAAAACTATTCGGAAACGGAGATATCATTAATAAAGGGCAAGCAAAATTTAGTTCCAATTCTACTAAAATTGGGAATGGAAAGCTGATTGACTAG
- the dusB gene encoding tRNA dihydrouridine synthase DusB, whose translation MIKIGNIELPDFPLLLAPMEDVSDPPFRRLCKTHGADMMYSEFISSEGLIRDAIKSRQKLDIFDYERPVGIQIFGGDEEAMALSSKIVSTVHPDLIDINFGCPVKKVVCKGAGAGVLKDVDLMIRLTKAVIDSTDLPVTVKTRLGWDESSINIDEVAERLQDIGVQALSIHARTRAQMYKGHSDWSHIARVKNNPRITMPIFGNGDIDSPEKALRYKNEYGIDGIMIGRAAIGYPWIFNEIKHYFKTGEHLPTPSVIDRVEAARNHLMWSMEWKGERLGIVEMRRHYTNYFKGIHSFKDYKQKLVTTDEVDDLFSVMKEIEEVYAGYEFV comes from the coding sequence TTGATCAAGATCGGCAACATAGAATTACCTGATTTTCCTTTACTACTTGCGCCTATGGAAGACGTGAGCGATCCGCCATTCCGTAGATTATGTAAAACACATGGCGCCGATATGATGTATTCGGAATTTATTTCTTCCGAAGGCTTGATTCGTGATGCGATCAAGAGCCGTCAAAAACTCGATATTTTTGATTACGAGCGTCCGGTTGGCATTCAAATTTTTGGAGGCGATGAAGAAGCGATGGCGTTATCATCCAAAATAGTGTCGACTGTCCATCCGGATTTAATTGACATTAATTTTGGTTGCCCTGTAAAAAAAGTAGTATGCAAAGGGGCAGGTGCTGGCGTCTTGAAAGATGTAGATTTAATGATTCGGTTGACCAAAGCCGTAATTGACAGTACCGATTTACCCGTAACAGTTAAAACCCGTTTGGGTTGGGACGAAAGCTCAATCAATATTGACGAAGTGGCAGAACGGTTGCAAGACATTGGCGTTCAGGCCTTGTCAATTCATGCACGAACGCGTGCTCAGATGTACAAAGGGCATTCCGATTGGTCACACATTGCTAGGGTGAAAAATAATCCTAGAATCACCATGCCTATTTTTGGAAATGGCGATATTGACTCGCCCGAAAAAGCCTTGCGCTATAAAAACGAATACGGTATTGATGGTATAATGATTGGTCGTGCCGCCATTGGGTATCCTTGGATTTTTAACGAAATCAAACATTACTTTAAAACCGGCGAACACTTACCAACTCCTTCTGTTATTGATCGAGTAGAAGCGGCTCGAAACCACTTAATGTGGTCCATGGAATGGAAAGGTGAACGACTGGGAATTGTAGAAATGCGCCGTCATTACACCAATTATTTTAAAGGCATTCATTCCTTCAAAGACTACAAACAAAAATTAGTTACTACCGATGAGGTGGACGATTTGTTTAGCGTAATGAAAGAAATCGAAGAGGTGTATGCAGGTTATGAGTTTGTGTAA
- a CDS encoding FtsX-like permease family protein, with translation MNFPFYIAKRYSSSTSKNNAINIINRIASVGIIIGALALFVVLSVFSGLKEFSLSFANAIDPDLKLNSTLGKSILISPEQDRKIKQIEGIVSYSKIIEERVLFTFDGKQEVTYLKGIDSLFSKVNPIEKNLFNGQWLAPNTNQVVVGYGIAQQFSMGLLDFNRPLEVFVPKPGKGAIDNPEQAFNESDLLPIGIYTINEDLDSKYVFADLGLAQELLEYQPNQVSGLEIKIQKGANEKAIIEQLQTIFNNTITVKNRAQLNESLYKMLNTENIAVYLIFTLVIVVALFNLIGALIMMILDKKGNLKTLFNLGVEIKDLRKIFLLQGTLLSVFGGVIGLLLGIGLVVLQQQFELIMITPTMAYPVVFTLENVAIVLGTIILLGFIASLIASSRVSKKLLD, from the coding sequence TTGAACTTTCCATTTTACATAGCCAAACGATACAGTAGTAGCACAAGCAAAAACAATGCTATCAACATTATTAATCGTATTGCTAGTGTGGGAATTATCATTGGAGCACTCGCTCTTTTTGTAGTACTATCGGTATTTAGTGGATTGAAAGAATTTAGTCTTTCTTTTGCCAATGCGATAGATCCTGACTTAAAACTCAACTCGACATTAGGTAAGTCTATTTTGATTTCGCCCGAACAAGATCGGAAAATCAAACAAATTGAAGGAATTGTTTCCTATTCCAAAATTATTGAGGAACGGGTTTTATTCACTTTTGATGGCAAACAAGAAGTAACCTACCTAAAAGGAATTGATAGTTTGTTTTCCAAAGTCAATCCCATTGAAAAAAATCTTTTTAACGGCCAATGGTTAGCGCCTAATACCAATCAAGTCGTGGTGGGTTACGGCATTGCGCAGCAATTCTCGATGGGCCTTTTGGACTTTAACCGACCTTTGGAAGTTTTTGTTCCAAAGCCTGGCAAAGGCGCCATCGACAATCCGGAACAAGCTTTTAATGAATCCGATTTGTTGCCAATTGGCATATATACCATCAATGAAGATTTGGATTCTAAATATGTTTTTGCTGATTTGGGTCTTGCCCAAGAATTATTGGAATACCAACCCAATCAAGTATCAGGATTGGAAATTAAAATTCAGAAAGGCGCCAATGAAAAAGCAATCATCGAGCAATTACAGACCATTTTCAATAATACTATTACAGTAAAAAACAGAGCGCAATTGAACGAATCGCTTTATAAAATGTTGAATACCGAAAATATTGCGGTTTACTTGATATTCACATTGGTGATTGTGGTCGCGCTTTTCAACTTAATTGGCGCATTGATTATGATGATTTTGGACAAAAAAGGCAACCTAAAAACTTTATTCAACTTAGGAGTCGAAATCAAAGATTTGCGAAAAATATTCTTGCTTCAAGGCACTTTGTTGAGTGTTTTTGGAGGAGTAATTGGTTTGCTTTTAGGTATTGGACTGGTGGTGTTACAACAACAATTTGAGTTAATTATGATTACACCAACCATGGCTTATCCTGTAGTCTTTACGCTAGAAAATGTTGCGATTGTTTTGGGAACGATTATTTTGCTTGGATTTATTGCCTCATTAATAGCAAGTAGTCGTGTGAGCAAGAAGTTGTTGGATTAA
- the rbfA gene encoding 30S ribosome-binding factor RbfA, translated as METNRQKKIGGVIQKDLVDILQGEVRKNGITNLIISVSKVAVTSDLSVATVHLSIFPQEKAQETLVAIKTNTTLIKHDLSQRVRLQLRKVPNLVFFIDDSLDYIEKIDKALANRDNPIENRDLLEKRRQS; from the coding sequence ATGGAAACAAATAGACAGAAAAAAATAGGTGGCGTTATCCAAAAAGATTTGGTGGATATCCTGCAAGGTGAAGTGAGAAAAAATGGAATAACCAATTTGATTATTTCAGTATCCAAAGTAGCAGTTACTTCAGATTTATCTGTTGCTACTGTCCATTTAAGTATTTTTCCTCAGGAAAAAGCCCAAGAAACTTTAGTGGCTATCAAAACCAATACTACATTAATTAAACACGATTTGTCGCAACGCGTGCGTTTGCAATTGCGTAAAGTGCCTAATTTGGTTTTCTTTATTGACGATTCATTAGATTATATCGAAAAGATTGACAAAGCATTAGCCAACCGAGACAACCCTATTGAAAACAGAGATCTTTTAGAAAAACGCAGACAATCGTAA